TGCGCACAGCTTTGTCTCCATCTGATAGTGCCGACAAATACCATCACCTCGATCAAGGAACTGTGTTTCACTGGCGCGATCGACGTGACGGCAGCAGGCTCCGCACTGGTTGCAGGGAAATTCTGGCGTGAGCGTCATAGCTTGCTTAACCAACTACGCACGGAGCGGGTATTCCCGGCCTCAAACGGCAACGCGATATTCCGGCGCTCGACCTCGTCTCGCAGCAACAAGCCGCGCTTAATTTCATTATTTATTACGTTCAGATGCAGGGTAAAGCGCGCCAGCTCTGAAGTATCTATCGCGAACTCCAGCGCCGAAAGCTTCAGTAGGTAATGATCGAGTTCTGCATTAACCTGTTGATAGTACTCAAGCGCTTTTTGGTACTTATCTTTAAAGGTATCCAGAAACGCCCAGACCTTTTTCATCAACGCGCTGTGTTCGAGAAAATAATTCATTACCAGCGTCAGAATACCGGTCGCCAGCGCACTGCAAAAAGCGGCCAATTCCGGGCCAAAGGGAAAGACGAGAATTTTTGCTAATGCTTCGTTAATCACCACACCCGCTGCGACAGCCACCCCAGCGGCCACCAGCTTACTGACTGCTTTCGCTAACTGCCCCGGCGCTAAACCCTCTGGATTAAAGATCATCAATTTGAAGGCCTGAACCAGGTTGTTCCACATCTCGCGAATCAGCTTCACCATCATTTTCTTAGTGGTAAAGAAGAGATTAAAGAGCGTAGTGGTAATGCTGGACAGCATGCCGCCAATCGCACCGTCTTTAAAAGAAGTCAGGAAGGTACTAAATTTAAACTGCACGCGTAGCCAGACGGCGCGTAATGCTTCAGTAGCATCCTGAAGAAAATCTCCGGCATTAAATGCACGATGATGTTTCTCGTACATCACTGGAATACGTTCACGGAATTCAAACCAGGTTTCCGCCAAAATCAGCCCAAGCATTTGTCGTGTTCCCATGCGGAAGGCATTGTTCAGCGTGGCGCTGGCGACATTCATCGCAAACTTGCTGCTGGTGTAATATTCTTGGTTGATAGTGCCGTTGTATTTTGCCCGCGCCTGCTTATCGGCTTCTTTCATGCGTTTAAAATCGGCGGCAGCTTTATTTTCCAGCTTATTCAGCTGCTTCTGTTCTTGCTCGGAGAGCGCTGGCTGGCTGCGTAATCGGGCAATTTCCTGCGTCGTGGCGGCATGCTGTTCTTGCAGTGTTTGCACGAAGGCTTCCATTGTTTTTGCCTTCTTGGCCTTATTCAGCGACTCGTTCGTGAAAGTAAGATTTGATGAGTCATTAGCCAGATCGGCACCATTACACTCGGCAAGAACGCGTCCGGGATCGTTGTGAATCTCATGGGCAGAAATAATGTGGTCGAGATTCTTTTTATCGTTGGCCGCAAAATGTTTACCAGTATAGGTATCAGTTAGCGTACCGGCTTCATGCGCCTTTTTTCCTTCCCGGTTGGTGGCTTTGTAGTTTTTGTGACTGTGGTAATGATGTGAATCATACGCTTCGCGCTGCTCATAGCGTTGACGCTCGGCATCAGTGGCATACACCCCCTGACGTACATTGTGAATGGTATTCACATCGCCGCCGTGCTTATCCTCCAGTGTAGTGGTTTACTGAATTTGGCCACCTGAACAGAGGTGATATGCTCACCTCAGAACATTACAGGTGCCTCAATGAAAAAAAGAAATTTCAGCGCAGAGTTTAAACGCGAATCCGCTCAACTGGTCCTTGATCAGAACTACACCGTTGCAGCTGCGGCCAGTGCTATGGATGTGGGTCTTTCTACCATGACGCGATGGGTAAAGCAGTTGCGGGATGAACGACAGGGCAAAATACCTAAAGCTTCCCCTGTAACCCCGGAACAGATTGAAATACGTGAGCTGAAGAAAAAGCTACAACGCATTGAAATGGAAAACGACATATTAAAAAAGGCTACCGCGCTCTTGATGTCAGACTCCCTGAACAGTTCTCGTTAATCGGGAAACTCAGAGCGCAGTATCCTGTGGTCACACTTTGCCACGTGTTCGGGGTTCATCGCAGCAGCTACAAATACTGGGAAAAAAGCCCCGAAAAGCCAGACGGCAGGCGAGCTGTGTTACGCAGTCAGGTTCTGGAGCTGCATAACATCAGCCATGGTTCTGCTGGCGCAAGAAGTATCGCGATTATGGCAACCCTGAGAGGCTTCAAAATGGGACGCTGGCTTGCCGGAAGGCTCATGAAAGAACTGGGTCTGGTGAGTTGTCAGCAGCCTACCCACCGATATAAACGTGGTGGTCCTGAACACATCGTTATCCCGAATCGCCTTGAGCGACAGTTCGCAGTGACAGAACCGAATCAGGTGTGGTGCGGCGATGTGACGTATATCTGGACAGGCAAGCGTTGGGCTTACCTTGCTGTTGTTCTCGATCTGTTCGCAAGGAAACCGGTAGGTTGGGCAATGTCATTCTCACCGGACAGCAAGCTGACCATCAAAGCGCTGGAAATGGCGTGGGAAGCTCGCGGTAAACCAGCCGGAGTGATGTTCCACAGTGACCAGGGTAGCCACTATACAAGCAGGCAGTTCCGGCAACTACTGTGGCGTTGCCGGATCAGGCAAAGTATGAGCCGACGTGGAAACTGTTGGGACAACAGCCCGATGGAACGCTTCTTCCGGAGTCTGAAAAACGAGTGGGTGCCAGTGACAGGTTATATAAACTTTAGCGAAGCTGCTCATGCGATCACAGACTATATCGTCGGGTATTACAGCTCGCTAAGGCCGCATGATTATAACGGTGGGTTGCCCCCAAACGAATCGGAAAAGCGATACTGGAAAAACTCTAAATCGGTGGCCAGT
This Mixta hanseatica DNA region includes the following protein-coding sequences:
- a CDS encoding YkgJ family cysteine cluster protein, whose protein sequence is MTLTPEFPCNQCGACCRHVDRASETQFLDRGDGICRHYQMETKLCAVYETRPLICQVEKQYQLNYQQHYSWQEFITLNREACLILEKL
- a CDS encoding cobalamin adenosyltransferase: MNTIHNVRQGVYATDAERQRYEQREAYDSHHYHSHKNYKATNREGKKAHEAGTLTDTYTGKHFAANDKKNLDHIISAHEIHNDPGRVLAECNGADLANDSSNLTFTNESLNKAKKAKTMEAFVQTLQEQHAATTQEIARLRSQPALSEQEQKQLNKLENKAAADFKRMKEADKQARAKYNGTINQEYYTSSKFAMNVASATLNNAFRMGTRQMLGLILAETWFEFRERIPVMYEKHHRAFNAGDFLQDATEALRAVWLRVQFKFSTFLTSFKDGAIGGMLSSITTTLFNLFFTTKKMMVKLIREMWNNLVQAFKLMIFNPEGLAPGQLAKAVSKLVAAGVAVAAGVVINEALAKILVFPFGPELAAFCSALATGILTLVMNYFLEHSALMKKVWAFLDTFKDKYQKALEYYQQVNAELDHYLLKLSALEFAIDTSELARFTLHLNVINNEIKRGLLLRDEVERRNIALPFEAGNTRSVRSWLSKL
- a CDS encoding IS3 family transposase (programmed frameshift), with protein sequence MKKRNFSAEFKRESAQLVLDQNYTVAAAASAMDVGLSTMTRWVKQLRDERQGKIPKASPVTPEQIEIRELKKKLQRIEMENDIFKKGYRALDVRLPEQFSLIGKLRAQYPVVTLCHVFGVHRSSYKYWEKSPEKPDGRRAVLRSQVLELHNISHGSAGARSIAIMATLRGFKMGRWLAGRLMKELGLVSCQQPTHRYKRGGPEHIVIPNRLERQFAVTEPNQVWCGDVTYIWTGKRWAYLAVVLDLFARKPVGWAMSFSPDSKLTIKALEMAWEARGKPAGVMFHSDQGSHYTSRQFRQLLWRCRIRQSMSRRGNCWDNSPMERFFRSLKNEWVPVTGYINFSEAAHAITDYIVGYYSSLRPHDYNGGLPPNESEKRYWKNSKSVASFS